The nucleotide window ggtacGCTTGGACATTGAGCTCGAAAATAAGaaagagggcaaagaattaggGTGCGTTCCAAATTGCGCATAAAGTGCATAGACTGCATGAGTAATGCGGAGCGCATTGAAATTGTTCCGTTTTGTCGATACGCACAATGCGAGTCTCTACATGCATTAAATCGAAACGGTTCTTATGCGCCTCTTATGCGTCACACGAAATGGATGTCGCAGATATTACAGCAAAGAAAGATTTTACAATAGAATATATTACTTACTTAAGTCGAGTAAAATGCgcgaaaatgttaaaattgtaaaaattacggACTATGTAGAACGTGTAATTCCTAATTATTCGAAATTAGCGTTTAAAGAACACTTTTGGTAAGTACATACAACTATGCGTGATTGagttttttatgcattaaatattaCTTCCGTTTTTGTATGTACATGTCATCATCCATAGTGAAAATttgtttcagaatttttcaatataatttaattttcaaataattttttcgaatttttcaaaaattctgtataattttatgactctcacattttttatgttaattaattatgttaattaataaaacacttatatcaaaaattatactCAGGAAGTCTacattttttctcagaatttttcatacacatgGTAATTATCAAATATCCCTAAGATTTCTAAGAATTTATGTTCTATAATTTCTAccaaatgttataaaatctaaaaaagttaaaagtattttgtaaaaataatgggatgaaattatttcagaatttgcataaaaaattttaagagaagatGTATATATAGGCTTTCCAAGTATTTCTAAGGCTGCAGTTCTATAGATTGTATTTTCCGCGTAACTTCAGCctgagtatttttgaaaaattccaatttgtataaaaattatgagaaaaatttttatcacaaatgtaAGTTATTTATAACCATATTTTAGAATGTTCCCCGAAACATTCGAGATGGTGTTATCTTTAATTGGTGAAGGATTACAAGCAACGAGTGGTCAAAAACAAATTTCTGCAGAGAAACAACTACTTATTGCGATTTGGTTCATGGCAACTCTTGACTCCTACAGGTATACTATATATTcgattatatactttttattaaatgcaattataattgattaaatatgtttataattgatTAAGCTTTTAGCAATTGTATGTACATTATTTCAGATCTGTATGTGTAAAATTTGGAGTCGGTAAAGCCACTGCTTTCCGAGCCTTGAGACGAGTCACGTATGCTCTTCAGTGCATTGCACCTCGTTTCATCAAGTGACCGCAAAGAGATGTTGCCATACAAATAATGGAACGATTTGAAGCATCATGTGGCTTTCCAAATGTGATTGGCGCTATCGATGGAACTCACATCAAAATTCGAGCTCCAGTAGAAGACGCTGCTTCGTATATCAATCGGAAAGGATTTCCATCCATAAATTTACAAGTTGTGTGTGATTCACGTGGTCTTTTTACACACTGCTATGCAGGGCAAGTAGGCTCCGTACACGATGCTCGAGTTTTTAGGAATTCTCCAGTAGCACGTTTTTTGCACATGCCGGATGTTTATTTTCCAAATAACTCTCACATTATCGGCGATGCTGCTTATGGTATCTATCCACATGTGATGGTACCATTTAGAAACAACGGGCATCTCTCACTCAGacaacaaaatttcaattattgtcTTTCGTCCACCAGAATGGCAATAGAACGAGCTATTGGGTCACTGAAAATACGGTTCAGAATTATGTTAGATTGTCTGCCTTTAACAGATGTCAAGAAAATTCCAGAGTTCATCATTGCATGCTGTGCTCTTACATAACATTTGCATTTTGAAAGATGACACAATGCCAATTGCAGTATGCGTTGCAAATGAAGAAATTGGACTAATTAATCGTGGCAATATAGCTATAATGGGAAATGAAAAAAGATCAGCAATTATGAACACTTTAccgataaaaattgtaaattaattattgaaaataaattctatatgtaCACAAACTTGCATTTCATTTAgaatagtttattattaattagattttacaTCAAAGAATATCAcaaatttatattgcttttatttaactgttttatttttgttgtacaCTATTATTTGACAATatcttaataacattttaatactctttggtaatataatatgtttgtACTATTtgcgaaaaactaaaaaaaaagaactaaaaaCTATatcataagtaaaaataaattacaagtaCAGTATCACAGATGTCTTGTATCTTTtgtatgattaatttttgtcgatcattttttgcaatattgcaacaagGGCCTAAGCAGAATGGTTGACTTTCAATCTCAAGACAAGTTTTAtgatttaagtatttaattgtCTTTActaacgcacaataactgttTTGTGTCTCAAGCCTTAAACTAAAAACAGATTCTGTTCGTAACTCAAAACTTGAGacacaagacagttattgtgcgtcGACAAAGACAAAGACCTAAgtcataaaacttgtcttaaaattataaatcaaccATTCTGCTTAGGCTCTAACTAACGAtatttatgaacaaaa belongs to Solenopsis invicta isolate M01_SB unplaced genomic scaffold, UNIL_Sinv_3.0 scaffold_661, whole genome shotgun sequence and includes:
- the LOC120360014 gene encoding uncharacterized protein LOC120360014 isoform X2, whose protein sequence is MVLSLIGEGLQATSGQKQISAEKQLLIAIWFMATLDSYRSVCVKFGVGKATAFRALRRVTYALQCIAPRFIK
- the LOC120360014 gene encoding putative nuclease HARBI1 isoform X1, which produces MERFEASCGFPNVIGAIDGTHIKIRAPVEDAASYINRKGFPSINLQVVCDSRGLFTHCYAGQVGSVHDARVFRNSPVARFLHMPDVYFPNNSHIIGDAAYGIYPHVMVPFRNNGHLSLRQQNFNYCLSSTRMAIERAIGSLKIRFRIMLDCLPLTDVKKIPEFIIACCALT